One region of Culex pipiens pallens isolate TS chromosome 2, TS_CPP_V2, whole genome shotgun sequence genomic DNA includes:
- the LOC120422408 gene encoding uncharacterized protein LOC120422408 gives MLLNDSKMKYQSIYLAFFSLGFSEARFTNLGIEEFYIKKCEEKIVYTTDHGEICDMRSLEVVMDTEENKNYIGCVFRELGYFNAKGQFDKQALIKDYHQAGVKNRDQAVLESYQSCMQHYGPTTNPMKILDCVTQDKDFPKVMNARRDRNSKWKPDWMVAHCGAKKLF, from the exons ATGCTTTTAAACGACAGCAAAATGAAGTATCAATCAATCTACCTGGCATTTTTTTCGTTGGGATTTTCAGAAGCG CGCTTCACTAATCTCGGAATAGAGGAGTTTTACATTAAAAAGTGTGAAGAGAAAATTGTTTACACCACAGACCATGGCGAAATTTGTGACATGCGAAGTTTGGAAGTCGTAATGGACACGGAGGAGAATAAAAACTATATCGGTTGTGTTTTCCGGGAGCTTGGATATTTCAACGCGAAAGGACAATTTGACAAGCAGGCCCTCATCAAAGACTATCACCAGGCTGGAGTAAAAAACAGAGACCAAGCAGTGTTGGAATCGTATCAGAGTTGTATGCAACATTACGGTCCCACAACGAATCCGATGAAAATTCTGGACTGTGTGACCCAGGATAAGGACTTCCCCAAAGTGATGAACGCAAGACGTGATAGGAACTCGAAATGGAAACCGGACTGGATGGTGGCGCATTGTGGagctaaaaaattattttga